The Capsicum annuum cultivar UCD-10X-F1 chromosome 3, UCD10Xv1.1, whole genome shotgun sequence genomic sequence AAGTGAAAGCTTGTTTTGCttgtatttatttcttttcttgtttaaCTTGAAAGCATACTATCTTAGATTTGAATTTTGTAAGACAAAAAGTAAACACGACCATAGAATTTTATCATTGTTTCAAACATTGTTTCAAAGCCTTCCAATTCAAGGGAATACTAGTTACTCCTATTTGTCAAATACTAGTAGGacttcataaaaaaatatatatatagtagaaaatTAATGTAGTCTTAAATTCTTCCCAACAGAATATTAACGCAGACAAAATCTGTGTACGTTTCTAGTTAATTAATAACCATCCATTAAGCACTTCATTAATTAGACTAATTAATTATGTCTAAACCGTTTTtaatattttgcattatttaaacactttttcctttttttttttttttttttttttgagacaaACATTGGTTTGTGCACTCTGAATGTTACTTAACACtattaatttttaaggaaaaatcagACATAATGCCTAAGCAACTCCAAAAAACTCTCTCAGATTacctttcaaagaaaaaaaataaatctactGCACCACAACAACCTGCTGTTTCCACCGTTAAGACTCTCTCATCTCCAACGAACTGGTGGTTCCGTGGGTGTAGACACCCAAAAACGCCATCGTTCTCCGCCATTGATCACAAAGAGAAGAATGTACAAGCCAAAAATGATGCTGCAACACTTGCAGATGTTGATCGTTTCGTCTTTGAGAACTTCAAATCCTTTTATTCCAAAGATGATAATAGCGAAACTGAAGGTAATAAAATCAGTAACAGCAACATCGTGAAGAAAGGCAAGAAAGAAGAAATCATTGCTCAAAACAATGAAGAAAATGCAGGAGGTTCGAAATCTTTATCCGAATCTCCGAGGTATAATATATATTTCTGTTACTCATTCATTCTGTTCAAAAACAAATATCGCTTTAGCAAAAAACATTTGCGTCAAAATAAGTGTTGtttgtttcaaaaatatttacAGTGTTCCAAGATCTCGACGTTTTTTCATGGCACCTGGTTCGTCAAGCTCTTTAATTGAAGTAGCAGCACGGGCAAGCATGACAATTTCTGACGATACTGGATCGACATCAGCCATCACCACGACCAACACGACAAATGAAACAGTACTGAATCCGGATGATTTTATTACACTCGTAACGTACTCTCCAAGTCCATATGATGATTTCAGGCAATCGATGCAGGAGATGATGGAAGCGAGGTTGAATGATCAAGGCAAAATCAATTGGGAATTTATGGAAGAGCTATTGTTTTGTTACCTTAATTTGAACGATAAGAAATCGTACAAATACATACTTAGTGCATTTGTCGATCAAGTCATCGTTTTGCGTGAAAACTCCGGCAGAGTCCCGGCGATATCACGGAGTGTTCGAACATTGGATGGGGAATTAAGCAAAAGGAATATGTAACGTAAGAAATTAGTCACAGGTTCAATTATGATTTAGTCAAATGTATTGAGAGGGACCAACAATTGAATTGTTACTTTTTTGTTGCTTCCCAtgcaaatatcaatattttattatcACTTTATCTAAGATTTAGTTAAGAGATGTTGCATATATGTTCATAAAAAGTGATTATGAACATGACATAAAGgaaatatactataattaatGAGCTAGAATATATTAATAGTGGTAATTgttgtataaattatttattatctttgtGCATATGAAAGGTAAatcctttctttatttattagaGAGACCTGCAAACATCTAGAGCTCCTTTTGTAGTTTTGTTCCTGCCATGCTCCACTCTTTTGAGACGGGGAGAAATGGAGAAGGGGATTAAAAAGTTGGTCGCAATCAACCAATGCTCCAATCAAAGTTTTAATTGATTCCATTTATTTCTCACGGAGAATTGgaaatagtttattttattaaaattaaaaagaaatctaGGATGTATGTGGCATGtgactaaaaaatattttctacttgtGAGTCTCAAACATTCATGTTATTGAATAGCAACAAACGACAAATTATGAAGACAAACAACAACCACCCACCTCATTCTCAAACAAGTTTTAGAATCGAATAAATAAATTATCCCTGCTGGGCATGTTACATCTAAGACtgatattatatataaaataaaaataaacataaaaagttgTTTATATCTTCTAAATCTCTGAATACACCTCAAGTtgtaaagaattttaaaaaataagataatccaATGGCATTTCAAATGCATCTACCCAGGCTACTGGAGTAACAGTCGCGCAATACACAGTTAAAGACCACAAAATGGGAACACAATATGATGACCCCTAGGGCCTAGGGGTTTGACAGGTCAAATAAATAACTTGCCAATTATGAGTGTCCACTTAACCACTCTTGAGGACTAAATGGCCTCAAAATCAAGTGCCTATATAGGGTATTCCTTTGGCCGCCAAATAAATAGCTTGCACATTATGCTTCTATCTGTACACATTTTCTTACAACAATGGTGTTCACTCAAACTTGAATGCACCTGACTATTTCATTGGGTACCTCTACCCTCTAGCAATGCACCGCTATAGGCTAAATATATGAGAAGAAATCACTTGGCGTTTCCCCTTCAAATGCGATATTACAAGCACTCCAGACTACCTGGTATACTCTACTTCTCTTCTCTTGTTCCTTGCCTAATCCATCACATGGACATACTATTCACTGGCTGACTAAATAGCAGTGTGCCTGCTTGGGAGCAGGGAGTGAGAGGTTCCCTTATTAGAACGGAAGACCCGTTGACTTTATTAGGATGACTTTGCACCTCACGGGCCGGCTACTTCATGAGTTCTCTTTAAATATTGATCATACAAAGAATGGTACTTTGCGGGAACATAATCCTTAAATCTGCAACACAACCAACAACTAGATTGAAATTCAGATGCTTGCAGTGGAAAAAATAGTCAACTGCAGAGATCATACCTGTGAAGGAGAGGTAGTCTATCAGGAAGAGAAAATAATCTTGTGATAGATTGAAGAACTTGGCCTATCTTCATTGCTTTAGACTTGAGCGACTTCATATACCCGACGAATTCATGGTACTCTGTATCAGTAAGCTTTTCTCTGACCTACTTAGGAGATCACCGCAAAAATGCTCAACTAATAACCCCAAATTTTGTTACTCAACCAGTTAGAAGTCTTTGCCAGTTACAAAAGATAAATTCAAGCAAATGGGAAAATCTCAAGCCCAATGGGATATCTTTTCTGGTAAAACAATGATTACTAACTTGTGAACAACGAGCTTGTaaagattaaattaaaaaatttgatgctaaGAAAGTCCAATAATATATGGGAAAAGGGTCACATTTGCCCCTGTACCATCTAAAACTAATCACATTTGCCCTCCTATAGACTTTTGCTCTAATCTTACCTCCGTTGTTAGGAAAAGTCTCGTTCTTGCCGTTGACCCCTAACTGAGCTTCAAATTGAAGGTAATTTTAATCCATAGTCAAGCGCTGAGGGTTAAATCTGAACCTTTCCCTTAAAGAATCTGGACACATGGAACCCACCTATTATTTCACGCTGGAGCTCTATTAATAGCAAGGGCAAATATGAGACTTTTTCCTAAATGAAGGGgtatgattgaacaaaagtttcAAAGGAGGGCAGTGTTGCTCAATTTCAACTAGTACAAAGACAAATTTGGACCTTTTACCTAAAAAGAACAGCAAACAATTCCAGAAAAGGAGAAACATCAGACATAAGCATTAAAAGAGTGACCATACAAGTTCCGTTTTGCAATGCTAAGCCAACTTAGTATTCATATAATTCCACAACTTCACAATTTTCAGACACTTGTCTAGCTTGAAGAGGTTCGTTTATCAAGTTTGAGGAAAGCCCTCAAATGCAACTTGAGTATCGAACTTAACCGTGTTTAACCTACGGTAGGTCTTATTTCGTCTTGTCCAAGTGACTGGTGTATCCCAGTTTTATCCACTGGTGACGATGTCACAAAGACCCTGTTTCACACCAGAATTATTAAATCTGCTCAAATTAATCTGTATCTCAATCCCAAATCACTATTATATAAAGAGGAAATGCACTGAATTTCCTTCGGCTCCATAACTTTGTCAACTTGGTTCTTCAGCATGGTGAAATTTGTGATACACACAGGCAACTTTAATTGCTCAACATCACTGGCACTAAGTTGAGATAGACCAAAACACAAAAACTCCTagactgcagttaaagtaagaaaCACAGACGTTCCCAGCACACTAGTACACACAAAGCGGTTGATAAAGCAAGAGTAAGTTTCTAGCATTTACCTGAACAAGAAAAGCTGATCCTTTTGCCTCATTATTGCAAGGAGCAGAGCTACGACTGACATCTTTGCTTTGCAGGTCCACTAACCCTGTGGTCTTTTGTGATGTCATCTCATCTTCAAGAAGGTTTGCTCTAGCTAAATTACTGTTTTGTATACTCCGTTCATCAGAGTACTGTGACTTCTTATTCTTCAGTAAATATCTATAGTCACTTTCTGACAGCAGGAGATGGGCACCTGAGGAACGGTCAGGACTGTCATGAGGCTTTTGAAAATGATCTCTTTGACAATCAGATCCTGGTAGTGTTAACCGAGGCCTCTTCAGCGAACAAGGTGCAATAACATCTTTTGGTCGTTCATCAGACAATTCATCTTTCGTCAAGTCAATCATTTTCTGATTGCTAACTGGCATGTCTTTACGTCCAGGGACCAATAAATTACTTGCATGTTTCATGGCCAGAATCTTAGCTAGCTTATCAGATCTAAGAGATGATTTATTAGCAGGGAGTATGTCTTCCAGCCTACCAGGGCTGTGGCCTTGCTTAACTGAGGAAGACAATTGATTAGTAGAGCAAGGAAAATCCACTGATGAGACCTAAGAACAGAATcaagtgaagaaagaaatcaaaaaaaatgtGTATTACTGTCATATTGAATTAAAAAGATGCACTGAAACTAAATTAGCTTACCACAGGGGCAAGAAGCTTTTCAAAGTGAAGTTGAGACTGAGAGCTTCCTCCTCTCATAACTGTTTCTGCAAGAGAGGATAACCAGAATCGATAGgtaataacaatgacaataataTGTAATAACAATTACAAACATAACCATGTACTTAGGAAACAGCCATACTCTCCCCATACCccacttgtgggactacactaggtatgttataGTAGTGAAGAAGTATAATTTGACTCAACCAATGAAAGGAGGCAGAGATACACAT encodes the following:
- the LOC107865825 gene encoding transcription repressor OFP14, which gives rise to MPKQLQKTLSDYLSKKKNKSTAPQQPAVSTVKTLSSPTNWWFRGCRHPKTPSFSAIDHKEKNVQAKNDAATLADVDRFVFENFKSFYSKDDNSETEGNKISNSNIVKKGKKEEIIAQNNEENAGGSKSLSESPSVPRSRRFFMAPGSSSSLIEVAARASMTISDDTGSTSAITTTNTTNETVLNPDDFITLVTYSPSPYDDFRQSMQEMMEARLNDQGKINWEFMEELLFCYLNLNDKKSYKYILSAFVDQVIVLRENSGRVPAISRSVRTLDGELSKRNM